The sequence below is a genomic window from Macaca fascicularis isolate 582-1 chromosome 3, T2T-MFA8v1.1.
CAGCCTCCggagaaagagaagcaaaggtGATTGCATAGCTGCCAGCTGGAAGCTGACTCCTGTCATCGGGCGTACTCGCCCCCATTGCGCATCGCCGGTGCCTACCTCACCCAGTTCCAAGGCGGGGGCCGAGcggaggcaggggtggggtcaCCAGGAGAAAAGGAAGTGGGCAGAAAAGCCCGTAGGGAAGAGAGGGCTGGAAGGAGGCCCCGGCCCCAGCCTTACTACGTTTCCCAGAATTCAGTGAGGCCACGAAGACAGGCTCCATGGGCGCGGACGGAAGACCGGCCGCATGGGATTTGTAGGCAGGATCCGCGCCCCGCCCGAAGGACGATTCTAGCGGGGAGGTGTGCAGGGATTGGCTGAGGAGCGCTCAAGTCCCGCCTACATGATGACGTCAGGCGGCGGTCTTGCTACTTAAGGCGTCGAGGCCTCGCCTGCCCCGCCTTAGCTCCCGCGCTAGAGAGAAACATGTATCGTTTCCGATCACAGCTCTTCACGGGGATTTCTGCTGCCGCCACCGCCCACTCTTACCCCCGCCGTTTCTCGCCTCTGTTGTTAGCCGAAGACTCGCCTCTCAGCCGCCCGCCGCACAGACGCACGAGTAAAAAGTGCAGCTCCATCGGCTGATCCTCGCTAAGCTCCGACTCTAGGCGGCACCGGGCGTCCCACGATGCCGAAGAACAAGAAGCGGAACACTCCCCACCGCGGTGGCAGTGCTGGCGGCGGCGGCTCAGGAGCAGCTGCAGCGACGGCGGCGACAGCAGGTAAGGGGTATCCCCGCCGCCGGCATCCCGGTTGCCGGCCAGGCTGGCAAGTCTCCCATGCTTGGGCACGGTGGGAGTTGTAGTTCTTTCTCTGCTCTACACGTTTGCGTTTCCAGGGTGCGTGGTTTGGCTACTGAACTACAATTCCCAGCGTGCCCTGGGCGCCGCTCCTCGCGCGATTTAATCTGGCTTGCGAACCGGACTCTTGGGCACCGGCTGTGGGGGCGGGGAGGAATGGGTCCATGGGCCTGAGAGTGTGTGGGAACAGGGGCTGACCGGGAGCTGGGCGGGAAAGGAACTATTCTCAGAGTTCCTTTCTCTGCGGCGCTCTCTCCCTATCTTTCCCTGACCACGGGTGGGGAAGAACAGGGAGTTGGGTCCATGCCGTCACTGGTCGCCTTTGAGCGCCCGGCTCCAGTATGGAGCTCCTGGGATGCCAAACGTCCGGCGGGTTTGGACGAGCTCTTGCGTCACGCGGCCTGGGCCTTGCGCGGTGGGCCCGGGGTGACGCAGAGGCGTCGGGGAAGTTTTCCGTCCCGCCTGTCCACCTGGCCAGGCGGAGGCCTCGGAGGCGGGGGGGACCACTTTCTCCCCCCTAGGCTGTGCTCCTGCCCCTAACTGGCACCTACAGAAGCCCCGAACCTCTAGCACCTCTGCGATCACCCGAGGCGACCTCCTGCTCACGGGGGAAAGAAACGCGTTCCCCTTTGTGCTGCATTCTATATGTTCTCTGCAGTGAGCCCCAGAGAGCCAGGGTGTTGGGGAGCTTAGGTTGCAGTTGGCTAAAAGTTGAGGTTATTGTGCCCTCGCTACGAAGTCGAAGTTTTTCCTGGGTGGGATGGGTAGGTGCTTAACCGAATTTATGGTTTTCTACTTATCATATGGTTAAGAAAAAGGATTCCAATTGGAATTGGAAGGCCCTTCTAGGAGAGACCCCAGTAAACTCAAATCGAGTATTAAATAAcctggtaatattttatttagaaatttaaacaGGAGTTAAATATTGGAGTATTCTCTGACGTTATCGCACTGGAACTACTAGCTGTTAGGTATTTTTGAACACGGTTGTCACTGTCACGGCTGCCACTCAGAACGATATGCCTTTGTTCACAAGAAAAGTAAATATGCGGGTTGTGTTGTTAAAGGTTATTGGAAACTGGCATTTAGAAAGCTCAAAAACTCGTGATCATGTATTAAACATTTAATACTTGACCATAGGGAGGGATTCTTAAAACAGcaatcttttccatttttttaggTGCCTCTTCATTTTGAATGCTCTCCATGTTgatgaaattcattttttatcaagatgtaaaatatgtaattaGTTTATTGTGGCCTCTGGTTGCTCTATGTGAATtgaggatacttttttttttttttttttaaagggaaagggAGTCTGTCTGTGTCGcgtagactggagtgcagtgtggtgtgatcatagctcactgcaaccttttaactcctggtttcaagcaattctcccacctcagccttctgtagctaggactatgggcatgtgacaccattcctggctattttttacattttttgtagagacaaggtctgtgttggccaggctggtcacaagtCCCTCGTCcccagggatcctcctgcctcagcctcccacgatGCTGGGACAGTGCctggtctgaggatatttcttacCACTGTGTTTCAGCTTTTCCTCATCTGAATCaaacattttaattctttctagaagatacttattttattcttttacccTTTTGTTGATGAAATGGAAAAGTTTGAAAGCTAAAGTTTGAAAGTTGTAATGATATTAGTAATGGCCTAGATCAGGCACAAACCTTTATTCCCGTCTAAAGTTTCTGGGCAAGCCTCCTTCCCTCTTTGTGCTTACAGTACCTCTGGTGCCACTCTGGTGGCTGTGCGGGGATTGCCTTTTAAATTTTGCCTCAGGGCTCATTTGTGACCTTTCATCAACTTTATTGCTGCTACCTTTTCACTATTTTAGTAGAAAAGATCCATTTCACCACTGAATTTTATCATatgtaaacaaatagaaaataattctttGATTAATTTATAACACAATACATGCTTTGAATATCTTTGGAAGTATGTGCTAGAACTTGTTAACTGTGGTTGCCTCTCAGAGGTGGAACTGGGGAAAGGGATGGGGGTGAGATTTACTTTTTGAAACTTTAACTTGGTCCCATGTGAATGTTTTATGTGTTTAGTAAacaattaataaataatagttgAGTAGAAGAGATGGAAAATTACACAAACTTTTGCTTACTTACAAGCCACTTAcctaattgttatttttaaatgacatctagaagaaatgggatTCAAATGAGGTCTCCACTATATAACCAAATTGTCATTATTACTTTAATGACTTAAACTATTTTTTATGTTAGTGGAGAGTTTTAGGAAGGTAATAAAATTGACTTCTTTTATACAGGTATGTCATAGCACTTAATTTAAAGAGAATGTTttcaagaaagaacaaaacctTGTTAGTAAGCCCTCTAGAAATAATTACTTTATATACCTAGAGTGCCGTCTCTTTCACGGTACTTAGGCTCACAACGTGGGTGAGTTTGACCTAGATATCAGACATTCatacagggttttttttcttaatatatatatgtgtgtattttttttctttccctcgaATCTTAGAAATCATTAATACTGATGAGTTAAGGGACCAGACTAAGAGTTGCATAGGAGGAATACTCTCAGAAATAggctatgaaaaagaaaatctgtgaaTTGACTTGtgaataaatgttaataaaattaatCAGATGACACTCATCTGTTGCCATGACTTCAGTCATAAACACGAGGAAGATAGATCCAGAAATAGAGTATGATGTCATAGGTCTTTGTTTATTCCTGTCCTAAGCACTCTAAGAAATTTTGAGATTTTGGCTTCATTACTTAATCTTTATGCTTTACTACTTTGGCACCAAGCAAGCAAATCTGAAGGCCACTTGCTTGCtgtgttaatttaaaaatctgctaaattctctgttttgattttaaaaaaagacaactcctttaaaaaaaaaatccagcccaACAGTAACAGGCTTAAATttggagcattaaaaaaaaaacaaaacccttagGGTGGTGACGTTTGAACATAGGAACTTTGATTTTACTGAGAGGGAATTAGGTTCAGAGGTTAGTCAGGTGACTCACTGTCACTTTTAGGGCAGCATTTGGGACTTAACTCAGTGCTGATTGTAGTGCATGACTTGGCAGGCCTTTTATTTAATGCAAAATCCCTAAGCGACTGTGTATTTATTCCTGAAGTTAATGAAGTTGAAAGGAagattctagtttttaaaaagattttatttttttttgtaacagcattggtactttttttttttttttttttttttttttgagacagagtttcactcttgtcgcccagacagggagtgcaatggtgctatcttggctcactgcaatctgtgccgcctggattcaagcagttctcctgcctcagcctcccaagtagctgggattacaggcgcctgccaccaggcccagctaattttgtatttttagtagagactgggttttgccgcgttggccaggctggtctcgaactcctgacctcaggtgatctgccagcctaagcctcccaaagtgctgggattatatgtgtgagccacctcgccccgcCAGCATTGGTACTTTTAAACTCTTGTACGTTGTATAGAACCTTTCCCTTAAAGGTAGTTTATCTGATAGGCTTTTATACTATATCAAATACCAAAACTTctattttaaacctttttttcttctctcactttAAGTTGTCTTTAAAACTACCCTGTCTTAACTCCTTAATTCCCCTTAACATAAGACATGTGTAACCTAAAAACCTATTCACCAGTTCGTGTTTGCTAAGCCCAGCCATTCTCattggaaaatgtatttgtcTTACTCTTATGATTATCTATGATACAACACTCTATTTCTGGATCTGTTTTCATTGTCTTCATGATTTGAAATCATGgtctggaaataattttttcatcttcatatcagttttttttgagacaaggtcttggcctgttgcccaggctggagtgcagtggcaccatctcggctcactgcagcgtcttCCCCCcgccgggctcaagcgattcttctgcctcagcctcccgagatgctgggactataggcgtgcaccaccacgccgggctaatttttgtattcttagtagagacgggctttcaccatattggccaggcaggtctcaaattcccaacctcaggtgttccaccttcctaggcctcccaaagtgctaggattgcaggcgggagccactgcccACCTTCCTATCAGTTTTGGTGTCATAAAAAGTGAGTGCCTCAGCTgggggcgcagtgactcacacctgtaatctcagcactttgggaggccgaggtgggtggatcacgtgggtggttcacgaggtcaggagttcgagactagcctgaccaacatggtgaaaccctgtctctactaaaaatacacaaaaaatttgccaggcgtggtggtgtgcgcctgtaatcccagctacttaggaggctggggcaggagaattgcctgaacctgggaggtggaggttgcagtgaaccaagatcgtgccactgcactccagcctgggcgacagggacaggaagaaaaaaagaatgcctcTTATTAGAGGACTGATGTGTATAGTTGATATATCATTGGTGCTTTGAAATAATGTATTAGGTGAACTGACTTagtttaagaatatttaaatatattcacttgtgataaaattatctctttttatatGAGTCTGTGGTTTTATTACTGGATTTCTCTTAAGTAAACTTAAAAATTCCAAAgttaaatatttagatatatgcCAATAAAATAACttacttctttcctcttttacctAATAGGTGGCCAGCATCGAAATGTTCAACCTTTTAGTGATGAAGATGCATCAATTGAAACAATGAGCCATTGCAGTGGTTATAGTGATCCTTCCAGTTTTGCTGAAGATGGtatgagttttaaatttaaatttgcgACTTTAGATAAAATGTTTCAGGTGGAGGAATTCTTGTAGCTAAGGTATACTATTGTtccctgtctttttttcttttacattataaTGGCTGGTTTATATTATTTCTTAGGACCAGAAGTCCTTGATGAGGAAGGAACTCAAGAAGACCTAGAGTACAAGTTGAAAGGATTAATTGACCTAACCCTGGATAAGAGGTAGGCAACACTGGAAACTCCATTCTGTGTGATTCTACGCTTGATCTTAGTCAAAAGCTAAGAGAAGTGATTATTCTGTGTGATTCTAATCAGCTAccttacatatatataatttgtacaGCTCTCAGATAATAGCAATCTATTTTTCCAGAAGGTTAATTTGTTTACTTTGGATCATGTTTCTTGTTCCATTGGACTTTAATGTGTGTGGTAACATGCCATTAGAATTTAGATTGAGTCAGATTAGTAATTGTTCTAGCATAACAGCACATACATAACTGTATTTGAttataatataaatgaatttgTTGAATTAAAAGTTAATCTTCAACTAGAAATGATAATGAAACCTTGCTTTAAGCTGCTTGTCTGCTAATGTTGTTAtgatatgaaaaaaatgtcaaagctagattgtttttcttcattatagCTTCAGAACTGACCTTAATAGAATTAAAAAGCCCTGAAGATGCAGTTCTAGAcgtttatagttttttaaaaagtgtaaatttACTTAAATATGTAATATAGGAAAACAATACATTGAAACTATACTGATACATTGAAACGATAAAATATTATGTAGGCATTTAAAGTTGTGGCTATCAAACTAAGAAAAATGCCATGATATAAAGCGGCCTTAAGTGTTTTGTGTAATAAGGTGAGTCATAGatggaaattaaattatattattgacAAATGGTTAGAGCTTGATGagaattagatttaaaaaatctatacatAGATAAAGTTTAGAaggaaataagattttaaaaagttacttattGTATACTCCAACTGGATCTTCTTTCTCTTACATTGGGTGTTAAATAGTGCGAAGACAAGGCAAGCAGCTCTTGAAGGTATTAAAAATGCACTGGCTTCAAAAATGCTGTATGAATTTATTCTGGAAAGAAGAATGACTTTAACTGATAGCATTGAACGCTGCCTGAAAAAAGGTAATGCCCTTATTTTTGAGTCACAGACATAGAACTAATAAGGAGTGTGTTAGCTTCTTTTCGGTAACATTCAGTAATAGCACTGGAACACTGGTCCActcttaaaattttctaataGTCAAGGAGTACACCATCTTGTTATAGTTCAAAATGAGACTTGTTAGAACTTTTTGTTttacgtaaaaaaaaaaaaaaaagcttgaaacTAAGAAGGATTGGCGTAGATTGTCATCATCCTTTTTTGTATCAGTAGAGGTGATAGTCATTCTCTTCTTTTACCAGAAAAGCTTGAAAGTGTATGTCAGACATCTAGCTCATTTTCCCTTGCACTTATATAAAACATTGATTATACCTGTAAATTACATCATTTTCAGGATATCCCTTGGAATACTTGAATTCTAGAACTTTGtaatagaaattctggaattcAAATTGTTACAGCGATAGAACTTTTAAGACCAAAGAGAGATCTTAAAGATAATGTTGTCAGACCTTAAAGTCCAGTGTTACCAGACTTATCAGATTTAGGAACCaccaaatttaaaaagacttgtgaccaggcatggtggttcacatctgcaattctggcactttgggagatggaggtgggagggtcgccggaagccaggagttggagaccacctgggcaacaaagcaatacTTGGTTTCTAttataacaaacaaaacaaaacaagatttgGTGTCTGCCAACTTAGCCAAGTAAGaacattatgaaaataattatcttCCACTATCATTGTTTTATTAGCAAAATATTCTAGCACCAAAAATGTAGaaatgcacttttaaaaaattgaattaactaagctttatattcttatttttctcattttacctgAGAGTAAAAAATTTTGTTGTAAGTGAAACCTTTGATCAAATTCACCTCTCCCATTGAATAGAATAAAGAAAGGCCTAGGAAAACTGAGATGGATCTAAGCTTATATATCTTGTTATTGGTATAGTTGATAGCAGACCCAACTTTTTAAAGATAACACAATGGCTCTATTAAAGGTGTTTTACATTCAAACTGTATGCTATAATGGTTGTTGGACTAGATGacctttaaaaattccattttagcTTGCATATTTTTTACGTTTTTAATTTATCAGGTAATAGTTTAAGTTTAGTATTTGCCCCACACCTCACCTGTGGTATATACAGTTCTCAAGAGTTaatttatatttacctttatataaatgtattttttgcaccactgcattccagcttgggtgatagtgagaccctgtctcaaaaaaaaaaaaagttaataaatgtatttttaatggtcttaaagaattatttttaatcccatatttatttaaaaaaatgttggtgGAGAAACCCTGAAGGTTTACCTGATGGACTGTGTACATCTGAAATGCTTAGGAGATTAATTCAAGGGCAATTTGAGCACTGTTCATATGAGTACATTAAGGAGTTTGAAGACAGAAATTGGCTTGAAACACATTTAGTTGAACTGTTAAAATACTCCCTTAAGATAGAtattaatctccattttacagatgaggaactctAGAGAATAAGAGTAATTAATCGATGATCATTTGGCTACCTAGTAGAATCTAGGATTTGACTGAGGTCTGTCTGTCTTTATAGTTTGAGCTCTTTAGCCTAAGTGTGTAACTTGCATCAAAGCCTGGAGCATGGGGTTTCAAAAATGGTAAATGCTATTTTGTCATTgatcaaatttgggaaattacTGTCTTAGTGAGTCTACTGAAAAGACTATTGTGATTGCATCTTGGCTGCTTTTATAGGTAAGAGTGATGAGCAACGCGCAGCTGCAGCATTAGCATCTGTTCTTTGTATTCAGCTGGGCCCTGGCATTGAAAGTGAAGAGATTTTGAAAACTCTTGGACCAATCCTAAAGAAAATCATTTGTGATGGGTCGGCTAGTATCCAGGCTAGGCAAACTGTAAGTATAAGATATTTACATTTATAGATCTGTCTATTCATGATACCCAGACATGGTGCGCCTGTAGTAccataccagctactcaggaggctgaggcaagagagacGATCTtgtaagtccaggagtttgaggcagcagtgagctatgatcatgccactgaactgtagcCTAGGAGACAAAGCCAGAcactgtatcttaaaaaaaaaaaataattaattctatATTTATGGATTTGGGTAGACATAGGAAACTCTGAAATTCTGACTTGTGAAATAGTCTTCCAATTTTGGGGTTTGAGAAAGCTTTCATTCTCTAATTGTTGGATGTTTACCTCTTGTAACACTTGACTTTAGATTTTGGGTTTTGGgggttttatgttttgtttttggtgtggCAGTAAGTGATACAAATGATCATATGGACATGTTTTACTTTGTCCACATGACCACATCTGATGTGGTCTTAGTGGATTTGGAAAAATAACATGTGATCctaaactttttttaaacaagtgaATCAGTTTAAGCGTGAAACATTGTAATACTTTTAATATTGATTATCCGAATCAGTTTCCTTATTAGTATTACTTAAGTGACATTAATCTTTGTCTAAGTAGCTtggtaaaaatgtatttcttcttcttatcaTCACCACCCAATGCAAATTGGCTGGAACCCCAGGCCTCCATTGCAGCTTCACCCACCTCTAGGTTCTCTCCATATGGCAGCCAGGGTAGCTAGGTGACAGACTCAGACAAAGCATGTCAGTTTTGCATCTAGTTCCTTGGCTTACCAGGCATATGGAAGCTGGGAATAGTCTAGTTGTTTGCCCTGGAGGCAAAGAAATTGGAGTTTGGCAACTTCATAGTAATCTCCGTTTCCTCCAGTAGTTAgtaatactgaaatatttaattaGCTTTTGCtacttaactttttcttttctcctttttgggGGAATATATGCAACTTTTAAATCATGTGGAACTATGGGTATAATTTCGTACTAGAATGACAGAAGACACTCTGCTGGGTAGATTTTTGGAGCAGTCACTTAATTTTGATTGTATGTgagttttttgttcatttaaaggcattttctttttcatacttcCGAGTtgctgtgaatttttaaaaaaccttagtCTCCCTGTTTAGCAGATGGAATCCATATTAAATTGAGGCAgtcctagggtttttttttttttttttgacagagtctcactctcctacccaggttggagtgcagtagcacaatcatggctcactgcagcctccacctgctgggctcaggttatcctcctgcctcagcctcctgagcagctgggactataggcgtgtgccaccttgTCTggctcacttttaattttttgtagagatgggtcttgctgtattgcccaggttggccttgagctcctgggctcgagtgatcctcctgccttggtctctcaaaagtgttgagattataggtgtgagccaccgcacccagccagttctAGTTTTTAATTGGCTGTTTTTCTTAGAGTCATCAAAAGGAACCATGTAGCCTTGCTTCTGCTGCTTACTTAGCAGAAGGGATTATGGATTGAAAATTTCCTTTAATGCTTCggctacttttaaattttaacagtGTTCAGTTTTCACCAGGatgatataatgaaaataaaatagtgacACCAAGCAGATTAATATCACAGATATCCTCATAGTACCGGAACAGAACTGACTAAAACCTGGGCCTGATGCCAGTAGTGACTTTAAAGACTTAAAGCTTTAATAATACTTAGAACAATATGAGGGAATTTTAGTAACAAAATGTAGAATAATAAAATCTCAGATAACAAATTCTGTTTTTATACGGATTAATTTGTTAAAACAAATTTTCTGAGAATTGAAGGCTTCTGTTTATGTTGCAGGTAGATGGCTTGTGTAAGTGTTgtgttctaagtgttttattcGATAAGCTTTACCTTTCTAATCATATAGTGTACTCACTTTTGTTTAGCCCTTCCCCTCTGCAAACAAAAGGCAATTATGTGATTCCCAGCCTCTTTTCAGCATAATCCAGAATAAGTGAAATTTGAATTAATGGGATTAATTAATTAGGTGGGAAGTTTGAAGACAGTTATTTACGTTTTATGAAATTTCTGCTCCTGTGTGCTTATTTCTTGGAAGCtgatttcttttagaagttttcaTAGTAGAGTCTTCATAAGAACAAAAGAATATAGATAGTTTTAACAGCTAAAAAACCGGTGGAATTGTAATGTGTTTTAAAGGCTTTTTAATAGAGAGGGCAGGCTTCTTTATCTCATATGTCTAAGCTTTCTATCTTTGAATTACAGTTGAAGTTTGAAATGATCCAGTAAGCACCTGTAAAGCATACAGAAAGGAAACGAGGGGATAGTTCACCCTTTCAGAATGCTTTACTGACATAGACTCATAAAAATAATTCGATAATTTAAATCATAGATTATGGAGCTGCAATTGTTTTAGAAATTATGTAATTCTTCTGcatgcttttgattttatggATCAATAAAAGAAGACCGAAGAAGAACAGAATCACTTTGTTAAAGTCATGCTGTGAGTTTGGTAGCAGAGCTTGAACTAAAATGCACTTCCTTTGATCTTAGTTCAGTATTCTTTCTCTCCTCACCTCTTTTATATACAGTGCTTGGGACCTAATATATCATGTTGCTGAGAACATTTTCACATTGAATTATAAAAGCAGGAAGATGTAgaattaataagaaataaaatcattaatgtctatatatatatatttttttttagtgtgcaACTTGCTTTGGTGTTTGCTGTTTTATTGCCACAGATGACATTACTGTAAGTAAAAAACCTTTGATTCTATTATCTGtgattatttctaatttatctGTGGTTATTTCTAATTTAAGGTGGTTATCTTACTTCATATTATTATGCATTAGGAACTATACTCAACTCTggaatgttttgaaaatatcttcACTAAGTCCTATCTCAAAGAGAAAGACACTACTGTTATTTGCAGCACCCCTAATACAGTGCTTCATATCAGCTCGCTTCTTGCATGGACACTACTGCTGACCATATGCCCAATCAATGAAGTGAAGAAAAAGCTTGagatgtatgtatttttagtttcatgtTTTATAAAAGCAACATTTAGTGGACATAATTGGTTGTATTCACATAGTAATGACTAACTGTTTTTTAGG
It includes:
- the IFRD1 gene encoding interferon-related developmental regulator 1 isoform X1 encodes the protein MPKNKKRNTPHRGGSAGGGGSGAAAATAATAGGQHRNVQPFSDEDASIETMSHCSGYSDPSSFAEDGPEVLDEEGTQEDLEYKLKGLIDLTLDKSAKTRQAALEGIKNALASKMLYEFILERRMTLTDSIERCLKKGKSDEQRAAAALASVLCIQLGPGIESEEILKTLGPILKKIICDGSASIQARQTCATCFGVCCFIATDDITELYSTLECFENIFTKSYLKEKDTTVICSTPNTVLHISSLLAWTLLLTICPINEVKKKLEMHFHKLPSLLSCDDVNMRIAAGESLALLFELARGIESDFFYEDMESLTQVLRALATDGNKHRAKVDKRKQRSVFRDVLRAVEERDFPTETIKFGPERMYIDCWVKKHTYDTFKEVLGSGMQYHLQSNEFLRNVFELGPPVMLDAATLKTMKISRFERHLYNSAAFKARTKARSKCRDKRADVGEFF
- the IFRD1 gene encoding interferon-related developmental regulator 1 isoform X2 — protein: MPKNKKRNTPHRGGSAGGGGSGAAAATAATAGGQHRNVQPFSDEDASIETMSHCSGYSDPSSFAEDGPEVLDEEGTQEDLEYKLKGLIDLTLDKSAKTRQAALEGIKNALASKMLYEFILERRMTLTDSIERCLKKGKSDEQRAAAALASVLCIQLGPGIESEEILKTLGPILKKIICDGSASIQARQTCATCFGVCCFIATDDITELYSTLECFENIFTKSYLKEKDTTVICSTPNTVLHISSLLAWTLLLTICPINEVKKKLEMHFHKLPSLLSCDDVNMRIAAGESLALLFELARGIESERDFPTETIKFGPERMYIDCWVKKHTYDTFKEVLGSGMQYHLQSNEFLRNVFELGPPVMLDAATLKTMKISRFERHLYNSAAFKARTKARSKCRDKRADVGEFF
- the LOC135970220 gene encoding uncharacterized protein gives rise to the protein MYRFRSQLFTGISAAATAHSYPRRFSPLLLAEDSPLSRPPHRRTSKKCSSIG
- the IFRD1 gene encoding interferon-related developmental regulator 1 isoform X3; this translates as MSHCSGYSDPSSFAEDGPEVLDEEGTQEDLEYKLKGLIDLTLDKSAKTRQAALEGIKNALASKMLYEFILERRMTLTDSIERCLKKGKSDEQRAAAALASVLCIQLGPGIESEEILKTLGPILKKIICDGSASIQARQTCATCFGVCCFIATDDITELYSTLECFENIFTKSYLKEKDTTVICSTPNTVLHISSLLAWTLLLTICPINEVKKKLEMHFHKLPSLLSCDDVNMRIAAGESLALLFELARGIESDFFYEDMESLTQVLRALATDGNKHRAKVDKRKQRSVFRDVLRAVEERDFPTETIKFGPERMYIDCWVKKHTYDTFKEVLGSGMQYHLQSNEFLRNVFELGPPVMLDAATLKTMKISRFERHLYNSAAFKARTKARSKCRDKRADVGEFF